CCAGGTGGAGTAACTTCAATGGATGATTTCCTGGAGAAGTTCTTTCCACTTGTTTATGTCAAGAAGCACAGAGCAAGAGAAGACAACTACTGCAAATATGATAACAAATATCTTCAGCTCTTTACTTCTTCACTCTACCTTGCAGCCATTTTATCTAGCTTTGCAGCCTCTTTCTTCTGCAAGCTATGGGGCCGCAAACCCACCATCCAAGTTGCCTCAATCTTCTTTCTTGTTGGAGCCATCTTGAATGCTGTCGCACAGAACCTTGGCATGTTGATTGCTGGAAGGCTTTGTCTAGGTGCCGGAGTTGGATTTGGAAACCAGGTATACAATTCAAAACTGCTTGATAAGCGTTTGTTTCTTTTAGCATTTTTTGCCTTCTGTACAAGTTCTGATGAGAAAATGCGAATCAATGCAGGCAGTGCCATTGTTCATATCAGAAATTGCGCCTGCCAAGTACAGAGGAGGCCTTAACATATGTTTTCAGTTGCTTATAACAATAGGGATTCTGATAGCCAATATCATTAACTATTTTACTTCAAATTTACATCCATATGGTTGGAGAATTTCACTAGGTGGAGCTGCAGGCCCTGCTGTAATCCTCTTGCTTGGCTCTATTCTCATCTCGGAGACCCCCACGAGCCTTATAGAGCGGGGAAAGATTGAAAAGGGTTTAGAAGTACTAAGAAAGATTAGAGGTGTTGATAATGTTGATAAAGAATATTTAGAAATTTTGAATGCCATTGAGCTAGCTAAACAAGTTAAAAGTCCCTTCAGAAATCTCATAACGAAAAGGTCCAGTTGGCCACAACTCTTCTGTGGCACaattcttcaaatctttcagcaGTTCACAGGCATCAATGTGGTCATGTTTTATGCTCCAGTTCTGTTTCAGACTATGGGATTGGGAGGCGACGCGTCGCTATTATCAGCTGTAGTCACTGATTCTATCAATGTGGCAGCTACACTGATTGCAATTTTTACAGTTGACAGAATTGGAAGAAGGACGCTGCTCATAGAAGCTGTTATTCAAATGCTTATTGCTCAGGTAAAATCTCATGACTTTGAAGATAAGACCAGCCAAAGATCAAGTGTTTGACATTAGATTACGAACTCTGATTTATGGATTTGTTTTTTGTAGTCTGTAATGGGAGCAACTCTTGCAAAGCATTTGAAAGCAACAAACGTAATGCCAAAGCATTCAGCCATGGTTGTGCTCATCTTGATCTGTGTATTCGTGTCAGGATTTGCATGGTCATGGGGTCCATTGGGATGGCTAATTCCCAGTGAAATCTTCCCATTAGAGACTCGAAGTGCAGGGTTTTTCTTTGCAGTAAGCATGAACATGTTATGTACATTTCTGATAGCTCAAACATTTCTCTCAATGCTTTGCCATATGCGATCTgggatcttcttcttcttcgctgCTTGGATAGTTGTGATGGGCCTCTTTGCCATTTTCTTGCTGCCTGAAACAAAAGGAATCCCAATTGATGAAATGAATGAAAAAGTATGGAAGAAACATTGGCTGTGGAAGAGGTGTTATAAGAAGGAAACAGAAGAAAATTTAGAGGAAAAGTCATTGCCATTGTCATAGTTATATTGCTTGCTTTTGAATGTTCCTTAATTAGCATAACTGCAATTAATTCCTTAGGGTAATAAatcagttttcttttttttggagCCCAATTTTCCATTTACTTGAAGAGGGTTctaaaattgttattattaaataGCCTTGTACTTCCATGGAATTATTTCATTTActgttttatatttaattaatgataataaaatttgtaaattatgatatgatttaatttttaatattttgtttgaGATTCAGTAATTTATATCATGTAGTTAAAATTAGTTATAACAAAATTTAAGATTGTAAAATGTTGCTTAACAGATTaaaactaaaaagaaaattacaatCAGCTATTTGAAGTTAAGGCCGGCCTTGGCCCAACAGGCGAAGGTCCTAGTTTGTCCAATAAACTATGGCAGCAAATGgagtagtttaattttaatcagaTGTAATGGGTATTGATTTTTGTGGATACTTTATTCATTCATCTCTTTTTCATACACTAAAAATGTGTGATTATTTTAGCAATGACACGTCCATTCGGGGTGATCATGTCAACTTAATATAGGGCCAGTATTGGTTTGTTGTCCAACTGGTTTCATGGTTAGTTGAAAAGAGATAATCAACTTAAGTTGGTAGTTAGTCAAGCTGGCAATGATCAATTGTGTATGTGAGATGGGCGCAAAGACGCATAGGATACTGTCACTACACAACCCCTTACATCTGTCAATAATGAAAAGATAAACAAGTTCACAAGACAAACAATTGCAGCATCAGATTCCCAACCAGTATTATTGATCATGGTATGCGCCCTTTTATTATACCGTTTTCTCTTCTCCAAATATGCCCCCAAATTGAAGGGGTATGAATAATTTTGGGATTGATTGATTCATCTTCTGTTCCAATTGCTCATTTTTTCTTTGCTGTGGAAAATAAGTAATTATTCCTAGGCATCAGTGGTCCAGTGAAGCAGAGGAGCCTACCGAAAGTGCTTCAGCATGCAATCTCactaaactttctttctttctttctttcttttttttcgtgTAACTACAAAATAATGCTTCACTGAATATAAAAGTATAGCATTTTTGCTGAGACGACGATTCTAAGAGAGGAATCAGAATAGGTTAGGAAACTAAGGAGGCAACAGGATAACCAGAAAGTGAACGAGACACTTCCGTATACAAGTTGCAGAAAGATGGTAGCTACTTTTGTCATTTACctgcaggaaaaaaaaaaaaaaaaaaaaaaaaagaaagcttgttgaaaagttgaaatGACCTTATTGCTGAAAAGCccctatttctttttttttttttttaaatgctgTTCTGTGCTCCTTGCTTAATTGGGGGGAATGAATATGGCATATGCCAATGATAGGGGGTGGTTAGTGGGGACTTTTTATGAAAGTTTCTTCTCTGAAATTAAACAATACAGCCAACACAACAGTGAATCAGAAAGCAACAACACAACTTAACTTTTtgagttttgttttttttaccaTTTGTCCTCTTCTTTGATTTGATGCTAACATTTGTATTTTTAGCACCTTCACTTTGCATCATCTTATGTGATATTCACACGCTCTATGTCTTCCAAATGAGAGTTAGTACCACTTGGCATCTCcgactttattttaaaaaaatttttggtTTTAGTGTTATGGGTtgcttttaattatatattgtgTTACTGTCATTAGtaacttattaataatcatTGCTACTTTGTTTTATGTAAGATGATGAATCATTCTTGATTGGTGATGAAGAATTTTGAGTGGCTTCagagcaaaacaaaaacttGATCTGAAACAAAATCAGCTGCTTCATTGATCTTTATGACGGTAAATTGGTAAATCATTATGGTTAATTTGTCTTATTAGAACCTAAACCATTAGTTCAACGCAGCACTTAATCAAGAGGAAGAagtttttgcttttctttttcattttttcctgAAAGACTGAAGAAATACCTATGGTCAATAAAAATTCTCTGTAATAAAAGAGAATCTCTATGCCCATtggaggattttttttttttttttttttaagacaaAGAGACCTGAAATGATTAAGAAATGGCAGATAAGTACTCTTTTTCACCTAGTGAAAAGCAAAGATGGTGTGTCTCCTAATATGGGCTCATAATTGAAACTTCTGATATAGATAATAGTGAATCTTTATTA
This is a stretch of genomic DNA from Manihot esculenta cultivar AM560-2 chromosome 2, M.esculenta_v8, whole genome shotgun sequence. It encodes these proteins:
- the LOC110608598 gene encoding sugar transport protein 8, translating into MPGIMVESCSGKDFPAKLTSQVLVCSIIAAFGGLMFGYDIGISGGVTSMDDFLEKFFPLVYVKKHRAREDNYCKYDNKYLQLFTSSLYLAAILSSFAASFFCKLWGRKPTIQVASIFFLVGAILNAVAQNLGMLIAGRLCLGAGVGFGNQAVPLFISEIAPAKYRGGLNICFQLLITIGILIANIINYFTSNLHPYGWRISLGGAAGPAVILLLGSILISETPTSLIERGKIEKGLEVLRKIRGVDNVDKEYLEILNAIELAKQVKSPFRNLITKRSSWPQLFCGTILQIFQQFTGINVVMFYAPVLFQTMGLGGDASLLSAVVTDSINVAATLIAIFTVDRIGRRTLLIEAVIQMLIAQSVMGATLAKHLKATNVMPKHSAMVVLILICVFVSGFAWSWGPLGWLIPSEIFPLETRSAGFFFAVSMNMLCTFLIAQTFLSMLCHMRSGIFFFFAAWIVVMGLFAIFLLPETKGIPIDEMNEKVWKKHWLWKRCYKKETEENLEEKSLPLS